One Streptomyces sp. R28 DNA window includes the following coding sequences:
- a CDS encoding CarD family transcriptional regulator — protein sequence MTFKVGDTVVYPHHGAALIEAIETRQIKGVDKTYLVLKVAQGDLTVRVPADNAEFVGVRDVVGQDGLDRVFEVLRAPYAEEPTNWSRRYKANLEKLASGDVIKVAEVVRDLWRRERERGLSAGEKRMLAKARQILVSELALAENTNEDKAEALLDEVLAS from the coding sequence ATGACGTTCAAGGTTGGCGACACCGTGGTCTATCCCCATCACGGGGCCGCGCTGATCGAGGCCATCGAAACTCGCCAGATCAAAGGCGTGGACAAGACCTACTTGGTGCTGAAGGTCGCCCAGGGTGACCTGACGGTACGTGTGCCAGCGGACAATGCGGAGTTCGTCGGCGTGCGTGATGTGGTCGGTCAGGACGGGCTGGACCGGGTCTTCGAGGTGCTGCGCGCGCCGTACGCCGAGGAGCCCACGAACTGGTCGCGTCGTTACAAGGCAAATCTGGAGAAGCTCGCCTCCGGCGATGTCATCAAGGTCGCGGAAGTCGTGCGTGACCTGTGGCGTCGTGAGCGCGAGCGTGGACTCTCCGCTGGTGAGAAGCGCATGCTCGCCAAGGCCCGCCAGATCCTGGTGAGCGAACTCGCTCTCGCGGAGAACACCAACGAGGACAAGGCCGAGGCCCTGCTCGACGAGGTTCTCGCGTCCTGA